In the genome of alpha proteobacterium U9-1i, one region contains:
- a CDS encoding ubiquinone biosynthesis monooxygenase UbiB — protein MTDEKDPERNRISARIGRVASVGANLSGAVGARAMGADQAALARVLRQALGRSKGPLMKVAQLLATIPDLLPEAYAEEFRKLQAHAPAMGRPFVERRMRAELGNDWETKFARFDKDAAAAASLGQVHRAEGHDHRALACKLQYPDMASAVEADLGQLKTLLGLFKTMDGTIDSTEAIEEVSERLREELDYARELKHMRLFAAMYRADPRLRTPEPVEALSTKRLLTMTWLDGRGLLSWLDETQATRNRIAEMMFRAWWGPMTHYGVIHGDPHLGNYSLTENAEHLQLLDFGCVRIFPPRFLEGVVGLYRGLRADDRDQIAHAYEVWGFRNLNAELIDALTLWARFIYGPMLDDRVRTIADNVPPAEYGRREAMEVRRRLKTLGPVLIPREFVFMDRAAIGLGAAFLHLRAELNFGAMFAESVEGFSTEELAARQREATAAVGL, from the coding sequence ATGACGGACGAAAAAGACCCAGAGCGCAACCGGATCAGCGCGCGCATCGGCCGCGTGGCGAGCGTTGGCGCGAATTTGTCGGGCGCGGTTGGCGCGCGCGCGATGGGCGCCGATCAGGCAGCTCTCGCGCGCGTGCTGCGCCAAGCACTGGGACGCTCCAAGGGCCCACTGATGAAAGTGGCGCAATTGCTCGCCACCATCCCGGATCTTTTGCCGGAGGCCTACGCGGAAGAATTCCGCAAGCTGCAGGCGCACGCTCCGGCGATGGGCCGGCCGTTCGTGGAGCGGCGGATGCGCGCCGAGCTTGGCAATGATTGGGAAACCAAGTTTGCGCGCTTCGACAAGGACGCCGCCGCCGCCGCGTCGCTTGGCCAAGTGCACCGCGCGGAAGGGCACGATCATCGCGCTCTTGCCTGCAAGCTCCAGTATCCGGACATGGCAAGCGCCGTCGAAGCCGATCTGGGTCAGCTCAAAACCTTGCTTGGCCTCTTCAAGACGATGGACGGCACCATCGACAGCACCGAGGCGATCGAGGAAGTGAGCGAGCGCCTTCGCGAGGAACTCGATTACGCGCGCGAGCTGAAGCACATGCGCTTGTTCGCGGCGATGTATCGGGCCGATCCACGTCTCCGCACGCCAGAGCCGGTCGAGGCGCTTTCAACCAAGCGCCTCCTGACTATGACTTGGCTTGACGGGCGTGGCCTCCTTTCGTGGCTCGACGAGACACAAGCAACGCGCAACCGCATCGCCGAGATGATGTTTCGCGCCTGGTGGGGGCCGATGACGCATTATGGCGTCATTCACGGCGATCCCCATCTCGGCAATTACTCGCTTACCGAGAACGCCGAGCATCTGCAGCTCTTGGATTTTGGCTGCGTGCGCATCTTCCCGCCGCGTTTCCTCGAAGGCGTCGTTGGCCTTTATCGCGGGTTGCGCGCCGACGATCGCGATCAAATCGCCCACGCCTACGAGGTTTGGGGCTTTAGGAATTTGAATGCGGAACTGATTGACGCGCTGACGCTTTGGGCGCGCTTCATTTACGGCCCGATGCTGGACGATCGGGTGCGCACCATCGCCGACAATGTTCCTCCCGCCGAGTATGGCCGCCGCGAAGCGATGGAGGTGCGACGGCGCTTGAAGACGCTGGGCCCGGTGCTGATCCCGCGTGAGTTCGTATTTATGGATCGCGCCGCCATTGGCCTTGGTGCAGCGTTCCTGCACTTGCGAGCGGAGCTAAACTTCGGCGCCATGTTCGCCGAAAGCGTCGAAGGTTTCTCAACGGAAGAGCTGGCGGCGCGCCAGCGTGAAGCGACAGCCGCCGTCGGGCTTTAG
- a CDS encoding sensor histidine kinase: MAQGIDLQRLKALLPRTGGPLAYVVALLVIGVGILARFPLDAVAQQPLPPFITLYPAIVIAAFAGGLRVGVFAVVVSAASAWWLWIAPNLNGPPSAIQGATTIVYLFTATLTVLTSGGARLLMDQIAASEHSRVLATRESVHRIKNIIAVVQSLSRKIAGNVGSVPEYRDRLEQRLIALAAAQDLLLKRDWDNVDLQTLIESTLAPFLPNPRLEVKRGSRLNVPRTAVTGLSMALYELATNSMKYGALATPQGLVRIEWSEQDGRVSVEWREVGIGRINAGEGAGLGAGLIRAALNSLEDASVRYEMGEQVLACVFDWPNPPDRRTGGG; encoded by the coding sequence ATGGCACAAGGGATCGACCTGCAACGCCTGAAGGCATTGCTGCCTCGCACGGGCGGCCCGCTCGCCTATGTCGTCGCGCTGCTGGTGATTGGCGTCGGCATCTTGGCGAGGTTTCCGCTCGACGCGGTGGCCCAACAGCCGTTGCCGCCCTTCATCACGCTCTATCCCGCCATCGTTATCGCCGCCTTTGCTGGGGGATTGCGCGTTGGTGTCTTCGCCGTGGTCGTGAGTGCGGCGTCGGCGTGGTGGCTGTGGATCGCGCCCAACCTCAACGGGCCGCCGAGTGCGATCCAGGGCGCGACGACAATCGTCTATCTTTTCACGGCAACGTTGACGGTGCTGACCAGCGGCGGAGCGCGCTTGCTGATGGACCAGATCGCGGCGTCCGAGCACAGTCGCGTGCTGGCGACGCGTGAATCTGTGCATCGGATCAAGAACATCATTGCGGTGGTTCAGTCGCTGTCGCGTAAAATTGCCGGCAACGTCGGCAGCGTCCCTGAATATCGCGATCGGCTTGAGCAGCGTCTGATCGCGCTGGCCGCCGCGCAAGATCTGTTGCTCAAGCGCGATTGGGACAATGTCGATCTTCAAACATTGATCGAGTCCACACTCGCGCCGTTCCTCCCAAACCCCCGACTGGAAGTGAAGCGCGGCTCAAGATTGAACGTGCCGCGCACGGCAGTCACCGGTCTCAGCATGGCGCTCTATGAACTTGCAACCAATTCCATGAAGTACGGCGCGCTTGCGACACCGCAGGGTTTGGTGCGCATTGAATGGAGTGAACAGGATGGCCGCGTCTCGGTTGAATGGCGCGAGGTCGGGATCGGCCGGATCAACGCTGGCGAGGGCGCTGGCCTCGGCGCAGGCTTGATCCGCGCAGCGTTGAACTCGTTGGAGGACGCCAGCGTGCGGTACGAGATGGGCGAGCAGGTGCTCGCGTGCGTCTTCGATTGGCCCAACCCGCCGGACCGCCGGACCGGCGGCGGCTAA
- a CDS encoding membrane-bound lytic murein transglycosylase B precursor, protein MDKGRAVKHLKRALVVTAALFALACGPAAVQAQAPPPPITYISSGNADFDAWRASFSERALRQGRDRAVVERLLSGLTPDPRIVELDQRQPEFVAPVWDYVTNRVTENRISGGRALKAELGPTLDAVEGRYGVDADIIVGIWGLESNYGAAALNYEGAAALATLAYEGRRRAQFEGYLLAMIEMVERDLASQQQLRSSWAGALGQPQFMPDVYLTTAVDWDNDGHRDIWTNRGDVAASIANYLADRGWRRGEPVFDEVRLPDGFNYALADGTQRSVADWQERGVARIDGQAWTSDQRGLQSQLFLPAGAQGPALLLHPNFGVIRRYNASDRYALVVALLARSFEGRSGLVADWPRAAGSLNREQTLELQTLLNALGHDAGSADGLFGSATRRAVRAFQTEQGLAADGFPTLSLLERIRVRAGVAPEPTREPRGLDRSGIRELQRLLNRLGYSAGRADGAIGTRTRNAIRAFERARGLEVRGRATDVVLEAARDAVG, encoded by the coding sequence ATGGATAAAGGACGAGCTGTGAAGCATTTGAAGCGCGCCTTGGTCGTGACGGCGGCCCTTTTCGCCCTGGCCTGTGGTCCAGCGGCCGTCCAGGCGCAGGCCCCGCCGCCGCCGATCACCTACATTTCTTCCGGCAATGCGGATTTCGACGCTTGGCGCGCATCGTTCTCGGAGCGGGCTCTCCGCCAGGGGCGGGACCGGGCGGTGGTGGAGCGGTTGCTCTCGGGCCTCACGCCAGATCCCCGCATCGTCGAACTCGATCAGCGTCAGCCCGAATTCGTCGCCCCCGTCTGGGATTACGTCACCAACCGCGTCACCGAAAACCGCATCAGCGGCGGGCGGGCGCTGAAGGCCGAACTCGGCCCGACGTTGGACGCCGTGGAGGGGCGCTATGGCGTCGATGCCGACATCATCGTTGGCATCTGGGGGCTGGAATCGAACTACGGCGCGGCCGCCTTGAACTATGAGGGCGCCGCCGCGCTCGCGACACTCGCCTACGAGGGCCGCCGCCGCGCGCAGTTCGAAGGATATCTGCTGGCCATGATCGAGATGGTGGAGCGCGACCTCGCTTCGCAGCAACAGCTCCGCTCGTCCTGGGCCGGTGCGCTGGGGCAACCGCAATTCATGCCGGACGTCTATCTGACGACCGCGGTTGATTGGGACAATGACGGCCATCGCGACATCTGGACCAATCGCGGCGATGTCGCAGCGTCGATCGCGAATTATCTCGCCGATCGCGGCTGGCGGCGCGGCGAGCCGGTGTTTGACGAAGTGCGTTTGCCTGATGGTTTCAACTACGCGCTCGCCGACGGCACGCAGCGTAGCGTCGCAGATTGGCAGGAGCGCGGCGTCGCGCGCATCGATGGCCAAGCCTGGACTTCCGATCAGCGCGGCTTGCAATCGCAGCTCTTCCTGCCGGCGGGCGCGCAGGGCCCGGCGCTGTTGCTGCATCCGAACTTCGGCGTCATTCGCCGCTACAACGCGTCTGATCGCTACGCGCTTGTTGTCGCATTGCTCGCGCGATCTTTTGAAGGCCGCAGTGGTTTGGTCGCGGACTGGCCGCGCGCGGCCGGCTCGCTCAATCGCGAACAGACTTTGGAACTGCAAACGCTGCTCAACGCCCTGGGGCACGACGCCGGCAGCGCCGACGGCCTTTTCGGTTCGGCCACGCGCCGCGCTGTGCGCGCTTTCCAGACCGAGCAGGGCCTTGCCGCCGATGGCTTCCCAACCTTGTCATTGCTCGAACGCATCCGCGTGCGCGCTGGCGTGGCGCCAGAGCCGACGCGCGAACCGCGTGGGCTCGATCGCTCCGGCATCCGCGAGCTTCAGCGTTTGCTGAATCGCTTGGGGTACAGCGCCGGTCGCGCGGACGGCGCGATCGGCACGCGCACCCGCAACGCTATTCGCGCTTTCGAGCGCGCGCGCGGACTCGAAGTGCGCGGGCGAGCGACAGACGTGGTGCTCGAGGCGGCGCGCGACGCGGTGGGTTAG
- a CDS encoding probable hydrolase — protein sequence MILELGAAGIAAALAGGAWYGRGYSERASRTWPAEGRMIDADDARLHVLETGDAANPRVLLIHGASANLRELWGPLAADLARDHRVIAYDRPGFGHSTRPRRGAQKIATQAHFAAKVLEQTGSGPAILVAHSMGSAVALRTALDRPDLVSGLVLVAPFTHPYPHQPSWWARLAAVPLIGEVFCFSIIPCVGPIVGRSSVANNFWPSETPKGFYEEAGVGLVFRPATFRANAIDVCATKTEFAALAPLYADLLTPTIVIAAEKDKIVSPKRHARALAAELQSVELVTAPGAGHMPHRLRPDLVLSAVRRVGSMVTPPAER from the coding sequence ATGATCCTGGAACTGGGCGCCGCCGGTATCGCGGCGGCGCTTGCGGGCGGCGCTTGGTATGGCCGCGGCTATAGCGAGCGCGCGTCACGCACCTGGCCGGCCGAAGGCCGCATGATTGATGCGGACGACGCACGCCTGCACGTGCTGGAGACCGGTGACGCGGCTAACCCACGCGTACTGCTGATTCACGGCGCCAGCGCCAATTTGCGTGAATTGTGGGGGCCGCTGGCCGCCGATCTCGCGCGCGATCACCGCGTCATCGCTTACGACCGCCCAGGCTTCGGGCACTCAACGCGCCCAAGGCGCGGCGCACAAAAGATCGCCACGCAAGCGCACTTCGCGGCGAAGGTGCTTGAGCAAACCGGCAGCGGCCCGGCCATTCTCGTCGCGCATTCGATGGGCAGCGCGGTGGCGTTGCGCACTGCGTTGGACCGACCCGATCTGGTTTCTGGTTTAGTGCTGGTCGCGCCGTTCACGCACCCCTATCCACATCAGCCATCATGGTGGGCGCGGCTCGCCGCCGTACCGCTGATCGGCGAGGTGTTTTGTTTCTCGATCATTCCGTGCGTTGGGCCGATTGTCGGACGCAGCAGCGTCGCCAACAATTTCTGGCCATCGGAAACGCCGAAGGGCTTCTACGAAGAGGCGGGCGTCGGGTTGGTGTTTCGGCCGGCGACATTCCGCGCCAACGCTATCGACGTGTGCGCGACAAAAACTGAGTTCGCGGCGCTTGCGCCACTCTATGCGGACTTGCTCACACCCACGATCGTCATCGCCGCGGAGAAGGACAAGATCGTCTCCCCCAAGCGCCACGCCCGCGCACTCGCCGCGGAATTGCAGTCGGTTGAGTTGGTCACCGCGCCTGGGGCTGGGCATATGCCGCACCGGCTACGGCCAGATCTGGTGTTGTCCGCAGTTCGTCGCGTCGGAAGCATGGTGACGCCGCCCGCCGAACGCTAG
- a CDS encoding hypothetical protein (FIG00635973), which produces MPAGYSGTPLAKKLGLKEGGALWAKSMPASVQAEIEEHIIPRYLARASKDLPAAHVFHTSAAKLEADLKKLRPLLAVEGQVWVSWPKKASKVSTDITEDTIRRIALPMGYVDIKVCAVDETWSGLKLVIRKALR; this is translated from the coding sequence GTGCCGGCCGGCTATTCAGGAACACCCTTGGCGAAAAAGCTCGGCCTCAAGGAGGGCGGCGCGCTTTGGGCGAAAAGCATGCCCGCGAGCGTCCAGGCCGAGATCGAGGAGCACATAATTCCGCGCTACCTTGCCCGCGCTTCGAAGGACTTGCCGGCCGCCCACGTGTTCCACACGAGCGCCGCCAAGCTCGAAGCAGACTTGAAGAAGCTGCGACCATTATTGGCGGTCGAAGGGCAGGTTTGGGTATCGTGGCCGAAGAAGGCCTCGAAAGTCTCCACCGACATCACTGAGGACACGATCCGTAGGATCGCGCTGCCGATGGGATACGTAGACATAAAAGTTTGCGCCGTGGATGAAACCTGGTCCGGGCTCAAACTCGTTATACGCAAGGCGCTGCGCTAG
- a CDS encoding response regulatory protein, producing the protein MGKTILIVDDDPAQRRLLQAAVERNGFLTRAAENGQQAVAAVETHADIDIALLDLVMPGMTGQEALKEIRARRPDLPCIVLTASGGIDTVVQAMQAGASDFFVKPASPERIMVSIRNALDMSNLKTEVVRLKKKASGQFSFDDMVANAPVMGPVVRMGKRAAASNIPVLITGESGVGKEILARAIQGSSDRAGRPFVTVNCGAIPENLVESILFGHSKGAFTGAVDNHAGKFVEANGGTLFLDEVGELPLDAQVKLLRVLQESEVDPVGAKRPVKVDVRIISATNKDLAKLVADGRFREDLYYRLNVFPIEAPPLRERRDDVGPLVQRFIARFNAEEGRSVRGASAAAMQMLMDFEWPGNVRQLENSVFRAVILCEGDLLQPEDFPQISGLKPVYAANDAREETLPLPANDHVAMTMAFEAVASQTVDTSPVAIFDTEGHLRKLEQVERDLIELAIDHYAGHMSEVARRLGIGRSTLYRKLREYGLEERVAAEG; encoded by the coding sequence ATGGGCAAGACTATCCTGATCGTCGATGACGATCCGGCGCAACGGCGCCTTCTGCAGGCGGCTGTCGAGCGCAACGGCTTTCTGACGCGCGCGGCCGAGAATGGCCAACAGGCTGTCGCCGCCGTTGAAACGCACGCCGATATCGATATCGCGCTGCTGGATCTGGTCATGCCGGGCATGACGGGCCAGGAAGCGCTGAAGGAAATTCGCGCGCGCCGCCCCGATCTGCCGTGCATCGTGCTCACTGCTTCTGGCGGTATCGACACAGTCGTCCAAGCCATGCAGGCCGGCGCCAGCGATTTCTTCGTGAAGCCGGCTTCGCCCGAACGCATCATGGTGTCGATCCGCAACGCGCTCGACATGTCGAACCTGAAAACCGAAGTGGTGCGCCTGAAGAAGAAGGCGTCCGGCCAATTTTCGTTTGACGATATGGTCGCCAACGCGCCCGTGATGGGCCCAGTTGTACGCATGGGCAAACGCGCTGCCGCGTCCAACATTCCGGTGTTGATCACCGGTGAAAGCGGTGTCGGCAAGGAAATTCTCGCGCGCGCCATCCAAGGCTCAAGCGATCGCGCAGGGCGCCCGTTCGTGACCGTGAATTGCGGCGCGATCCCTGAGAACCTGGTTGAATCGATCCTGTTCGGCCACAGCAAAGGCGCGTTCACCGGCGCGGTCGACAACCACGCCGGCAAGTTTGTTGAGGCAAACGGCGGCACGCTTTTCTTGGACGAAGTCGGCGAATTGCCACTCGACGCACAAGTGAAGTTGCTCCGCGTGCTGCAGGAAAGCGAAGTTGATCCCGTCGGCGCCAAGCGCCCGGTGAAGGTCGATGTCCGCATTATCAGCGCCACCAACAAGGATTTGGCAAAGCTCGTCGCCGACGGCCGCTTCCGTGAAGATCTCTATTATCGCCTGAACGTGTTCCCGATCGAAGCGCCGCCATTGCGTGAGCGCCGCGACGACGTGGGCCCGCTGGTGCAGCGTTTCATCGCCCGCTTCAACGCGGAAGAGGGCCGCAGCGTCCGCGGCGCGTCGGCAGCGGCGATGCAGATGCTGATGGATTTCGAATGGCCGGGCAACGTCCGCCAACTCGAAAACAGCGTGTTCCGCGCGGTGATCCTGTGCGAAGGCGATCTGCTGCAGCCGGAAGACTTCCCGCAGATTTCCGGCCTGAAGCCCGTCTATGCTGCGAACGATGCGCGCGAGGAAACGCTACCGCTGCCAGCGAACGATCATGTCGCGATGACGATGGCGTTTGAAGCAGTGGCGTCCCAAACCGTCGATACGTCACCGGTCGCGATCTTCGACACCGAAGGCCATCTGCGGAAGCTTGAACAAGTCGAACGCGATTTGATCGAACTGGCGATCGACCATTATGCCGGCCACATGTCGGAAGTGGCGCGCCGGCTTGGCATCGGCCGCTCGACGCTTTATCGCAAGCTGCGCGAATATGGGCTGGAAGAACGGGTCGCGGCCGAAGGCTAA
- a CDS encoding LSU ribosomal protein L31p: MKAEGHPDYHMITVQMTDGSTYKTRSTYGEEGATLALEIDPKVHPAWTGGNQTLLDRGGRVSRFNDKFGGFMKKKEG, translated from the coding sequence ATGAAAGCCGAAGGCCATCCCGACTACCACATGATCACCGTCCAGATGACGGATGGGTCCACCTACAAGACGCGTTCGACCTACGGCGAGGAAGGCGCGACCTTGGCGCTGGAAATCGACCCGAAGGTTCACCCGGCCTGGACCGGCGGCAACCAGACGCTGCTCGATCGCGGCGGCCGCGTGTCGCGCTTCAACGACAAGTTCGGCGGCTTCATGAAGAAGAAGGAAGGCTGA
- a CDS encoding trkA-N:sodium/hydrogen exchanger: protein MEKYALITTLVAAIVLAFLFGAIASRFRFSPIVGYLLAGLAVGPHTPGVEANVDMALQLSEIGVILLMFGVGLKISIDDIWSVRWTAVPVALLHTLLCAALGFGVGLALGMPPAESILMGSAISIASTIVLLRALEDRRLTKTEEGRICVSWLLVEDLLIVLAIVALPAIVGATASEAAGASPMAIAGAVGLTFLKIAGFIALMLVVGARVFPWLIVQVAHLKSRELLSLGTLALALGVAYAAFRWFDASFALGAFLAGLALNGSKFSHKVAEDSLPMRDTFAVLFFVAVGMLFDPGVVLRQPLALAALVAVVILGKAVLAYVLMRLFNQPPHAAMLAAVGLAQIGEFSFVLAGLGLDLNVMSRETYNLILAAAMISIALNPFLVRWAPIATVPKPTPAPAANTSPG from the coding sequence ATGGAAAAGTACGCACTGATCACGACGCTCGTCGCCGCGATCGTGCTCGCTTTTTTGTTCGGCGCGATCGCCAGCCGGTTCAGGTTTTCACCAATCGTTGGCTATTTGCTCGCCGGCCTCGCCGTCGGCCCTCATACGCCGGGCGTTGAAGCCAACGTCGACATGGCGCTCCAGCTGTCAGAGATCGGCGTCATCCTGCTGATGTTCGGGGTCGGGCTCAAAATCTCGATCGATGACATCTGGTCCGTGCGCTGGACGGCGGTGCCAGTGGCGTTGCTGCACACCCTGCTCTGCGCTGCGCTCGGATTTGGCGTCGGCCTCGCGCTGGGCATGCCGCCCGCAGAGAGCATTCTGATGGGCTCGGCGATCTCGATCGCCTCAACCATTGTCCTATTGCGCGCGCTTGAAGACCGCCGCCTCACCAAGACCGAAGAGGGCCGCATCTGCGTCTCGTGGCTTTTGGTGGAAGATCTGCTCATCGTCCTGGCCATCGTCGCCCTGCCCGCGATCGTTGGGGCGACCGCCAGCGAAGCCGCCGGCGCCTCGCCCATGGCCATCGCCGGCGCGGTCGGCCTGACGTTCCTCAAGATTGCCGGCTTCATCGCCCTGATGTTGGTGGTTGGCGCGCGGGTGTTCCCGTGGCTGATCGTCCAGGTCGCGCACTTGAAGTCGCGCGAATTGCTCTCGCTCGGTACGTTAGCGTTGGCGCTCGGCGTCGCCTACGCAGCATTCCGCTGGTTTGACGCGAGCTTCGCGCTGGGGGCGTTCCTCGCGGGCCTGGCCCTCAATGGCTCGAAATTCTCGCACAAGGTCGCCGAAGATTCGCTGCCGATGCGCGACACCTTTGCCGTGTTGTTTTTCGTCGCGGTGGGCATGCTGTTCGACCCGGGCGTTGTCCTGCGCCAACCGCTCGCGCTCGCGGCGCTCGTCGCGGTGGTGATTCTCGGCAAGGCGGTGCTGGCCTACGTGCTAATGCGCCTCTTTAACCAGCCGCCGCACGCGGCGATGCTGGCGGCCGTAGGCCTTGCGCAAATTGGCGAGTTCTCATTCGTGCTTGCGGGGCTCGGGCTCGATCTCAACGTCATGAGCCGCGAGACCTACAATCTCATCCTCGCCGCAGCGATGATCTCGATCGCGCTGAACCCGTTCCTGGTCCGCTGGGCGCCCATTGCTACCGTCCCGAAGCCCACCCCAGCGCCAGCGGCGAACACGTCGCCAGGTTAA
- a CDS encoding integral membrane protein: protein MVMALWLWLGVINLFAFVLFWWDKRASEANRSRVPEKELLGLALVGGALGALLGQQLFRHKTRKEPFRTYLRLAAVLNILVVGLIVSPEGRTWVIRLFTAGGS from the coding sequence ATGGTGATGGCGTTGTGGCTTTGGCTCGGCGTCATCAACCTTTTCGCGTTCGTGCTGTTCTGGTGGGACAAGCGCGCGTCTGAAGCGAACAGATCGCGTGTGCCAGAGAAGGAGCTGCTCGGCCTCGCGCTCGTTGGCGGCGCACTGGGCGCGCTGCTGGGGCAACAGCTCTTCCGCCACAAAACGCGCAAAGAACCGTTCCGCACTTATCTGCGTCTGGCGGCGGTGCTGAACATTCTGGTCGTTGGGCTGATCGTATCGCCGGAGGGGCGCACGTGGGTAATTCGCTTGTTTACGGCAGGCGGAAGTTGA
- a CDS encoding TPR domain protein, protein MRRLFISFVCVLSLAACGVGGDARAPNDPQLDSMFTQLAEAPDDAAAAALEAQIWQRWAESGSATVDVLLERARAAESAGDNELAVQFLDQASDLAPNYAEPWNRRASIAYDAEDYAGAIAAIQETLKREPRHFGALGGLGLIYEELGQERAALEAFRAALAVHPHYELAVQGVRRLEPRVDGRDA, encoded by the coding sequence ATGCGCCGCCTGTTCATCTCCTTCGTGTGTGTGCTTTCGCTCGCCGCTTGCGGCGTTGGCGGAGACGCGCGCGCGCCGAACGATCCGCAGCTCGATTCCATGTTCACCCAGCTTGCGGAAGCGCCGGACGACGCTGCGGCCGCCGCACTCGAGGCCCAGATCTGGCAACGTTGGGCCGAGAGCGGCTCGGCCACGGTCGATGTGCTGCTGGAGCGCGCCCGGGCGGCGGAATCGGCGGGCGATAACGAGCTCGCGGTCCAATTCCTTGACCAGGCGAGCGACCTCGCGCCCAATTACGCCGAGCCGTGGAACCGCCGCGCTTCGATCGCCTACGACGCAGAGGATTACGCGGGTGCGATCGCGGCGATCCAAGAAACCTTGAAGCGCGAGCCCCGCCATTTTGGCGCGCTCGGCGGCTTGGGCCTCATCTACGAAGAGCTGGGCCAAGAGCGCGCGGCGCTCGAGGCTTTCCGCGCGGCGCTGGCCGTCCACCCGCATTACGAGCTCGCGGTGCAGGGCGTGCGCCGGCTCGAACCGCGCGTCGACGGCCGCGACGCATGA